The following proteins come from a genomic window of Kitasatospora sp. NBC_01246:
- a CDS encoding bile acid:sodium symporter family protein produces MAAPPGPGPARRGRRLRGLDPYVAALAGTVLLATLLPATGRAARGAELACDLAVGLLFFLYGARLSARETLAGLRHLRLHGLVLACTFVLLPLLGLATAALTPRPLTEQLQTGVLFLCLVPSTVQSSVALTGAARGNVPAAICAGTYSSLAGLLLTPLLAAWLLGAHTALSADGLLRIGAQLLAPFLLGQALRPRIGGFLTRHKRLLTPVDRGSILLVVYTAFSAAVAQGIWSLTTPTALLGLLAVLLALLATTLALTGLGARLLGLDRASGIAAVLCGSQKSLANGLPMATVLFGPQAGLLVMPLMVYHQLQLIAGTLLAGRWSRAPDPSEEEPAAGGGESGVHAEWESEAAVSGGEEPLPVGRSQD; encoded by the coding sequence TCCGGCTCGACGCGGGCGCCGGCTGCGCGGGCTCGACCCGTACGTGGCGGCGCTGGCGGGCACCGTCCTGCTCGCCACCTTGCTTCCCGCCACCGGTCGGGCCGCCCGGGGGGCCGAGCTGGCCTGCGACCTCGCGGTCGGGTTGCTCTTCTTCCTGTACGGGGCCCGGCTCTCCGCCCGCGAGACGCTGGCCGGGCTGCGCCACCTCCGGCTGCACGGCCTGGTCCTGGCCTGCACCTTCGTCCTCCTCCCCCTGCTCGGGCTCGCCACCGCCGCCCTGACACCCCGTCCGCTCACCGAGCAGCTGCAGACCGGCGTGCTGTTCCTCTGCCTCGTCCCGTCGACGGTGCAGTCCTCGGTGGCGCTCACCGGCGCCGCTCGCGGCAACGTCCCGGCTGCCATCTGCGCGGGCACCTACTCCAGCCTCGCCGGCCTGCTCCTCACGCCGCTGCTGGCCGCCTGGTTGCTGGGCGCCCACACCGCCCTGTCCGCCGACGGCCTGCTGCGGATCGGTGCGCAACTGCTCGCGCCGTTCCTCCTCGGGCAGGCGCTGCGCCCGAGGATCGGCGGGTTCCTCACCAGGCACAAACGCCTCCTCACCCCGGTGGACCGGGGCTCGATCCTGCTCGTCGTCTACACCGCCTTCAGCGCGGCGGTGGCGCAGGGCATCTGGAGCCTGACCACCCCCACCGCCCTGCTCGGCCTGCTGGCGGTGCTGCTCGCCCTACTCGCCACCACCCTCGCCCTCACCGGGCTCGGCGCCCGCCTGCTGGGGCTCGACCGGGCGTCCGGCATCGCGGCCGTCCTCTGCGGCTCACAGAAGAGCCTGGCGAACGGCCTGCCGATGGCGACCGTCCTGTTCGGACCGCAGGCCGGGCTGCTGGTGATGCCGTTGATGGTGTATCACCAGCTCCAGCTGATCGCCGGCACGCTCCTCGCCGGCCGCTGGTCACGGGCGCCGGACCCTTCCGAGGAGGAGCCGGCCGCCGGCGGCGGGGAGAGCGGCGTCCACGCCGAGTGGGAGTCGGAGGCCGCGGTGTCCGGTGGCGAGGAACCGCTCCCGGTCGGCCGGTCGCAGGACTGA
- the fabV gene encoding enoyl-[acyl-carrier-protein] reductase FabV translates to MNERVLTPRNRGFLFLDSHPAGCGRLVADMWQACPAPAAPPEGDGPVALVIGSSAGYGLAATLAGLKRAGIRGIGVSFEKAPTARRTATAGWYRTAATADLARAAGRDMVFLNGDAFSDAMKEQVADLVEQRFGGRLDHLIYSVAAPRRTDPETGATYASVLKPIGGVNRTKTLVFDEDGVPEVREVETGPAEGDDVAQTVAVMGGADWERWIDHLAGRGLLAEGFSTAALSYIGSSLTAAIYRQGTIGAAKAHLEATARTLDARLGRTVGGRAVTSVNGAAVTQSSTAIPGIALYTGLLRGVLGGGLVPPIHQLAALWDQVTGTAPLALDDEGRVRLDTFELTDDVQAAVAARWESATTATIADLADLDWFRAEVRRLYGFSVPGIDYTAPVATAIPWPDHTS, encoded by the coding sequence GTGAACGAGCGTGTTCTCACTCCCCGCAACCGGGGTTTCCTCTTTCTCGACTCCCACCCGGCCGGGTGCGGGCGGTTGGTGGCCGACATGTGGCAGGCCTGCCCCGCCCCGGCCGCTCCGCCGGAGGGCGACGGGCCGGTGGCGCTGGTCATCGGTTCCTCCGCCGGGTACGGTCTGGCGGCCACGCTCGCCGGTCTCAAGCGGGCGGGTATCCGCGGTATCGGTGTGTCCTTCGAGAAGGCCCCCACCGCACGCCGCACTGCGACGGCCGGCTGGTACCGCACCGCCGCCACCGCCGACCTGGCCCGCGCCGCCGGGCGGGACATGGTCTTCCTCAACGGTGACGCGTTCTCCGACGCGATGAAGGAGCAGGTCGCCGATCTCGTCGAGCAGCGGTTCGGCGGCCGACTGGACCACCTGATCTACTCGGTGGCCGCGCCCCGGCGTACCGACCCGGAGACCGGCGCCACCTACGCCTCGGTCCTCAAGCCGATCGGCGGGGTGAACCGCACCAAGACCCTGGTCTTCGACGAGGACGGCGTGCCCGAGGTCCGCGAGGTCGAGACCGGGCCGGCCGAGGGCGACGACGTGGCACAGACCGTGGCCGTGATGGGCGGCGCCGACTGGGAACGGTGGATCGACCACCTCGCCGGGCGGGGGCTGCTCGCCGAGGGGTTCAGCACCGCCGCGCTCTCCTACATCGGCTCGTCGCTGACGGCGGCGATCTACCGGCAGGGCACCATCGGCGCGGCCAAGGCCCACCTGGAGGCCACCGCCCGGACCCTCGACGCACGGCTCGGCAGGACGGTGGGCGGGCGGGCCGTGACCTCCGTCAACGGCGCCGCCGTCACCCAGTCCTCCACCGCGATCCCCGGCATCGCCCTCTACACCGGCCTGCTGCGCGGCGTCCTCGGGGGCGGCCTCGTCCCGCCGATCCACCAGCTCGCCGCCCTGTGGGACCAGGTCACCGGCACCGCCCCGCTCGCCCTGGACGACGAGGGCCGGGTCCGCCTGGACACCTTCGAACTGACCGACGACGTCCAGGCCGCCGTCGCGGCCCGCTGGGAGAGCGCCACCACGGCGACCATCGCCGACCTGGCCGACCTCGACTGGTTCCGCGCCGAGGTCCGCCGCCTCTACGGCTTCTCGGTGCCCGGCATCGACTACACCGCCCCGGTCGCCACCGCCATCCCCTGGCCCGACCACACCTCCTGA